One genomic region from Granulicatella adiacens ATCC 49175 encodes:
- a CDS encoding PTS sugar transporter subunit IIA, translated as MLNEEVFEMNVPNMKTKEEALSYLADKLISKGIVKESYKQAIIDREHVFPTGLQFEAYGIAIPHTDIEHVNKEQIALMTLKDAVSFYQMGTNDVEVPVRVIFMLALKEAHSQLTMLQQLMEVLQDKDIMERILSMDENTPNSEIKEVLALKNIK; from the coding sequence ATGCTAAATGAGGAAGTCTTTGAAATGAATGTTCCAAACATGAAAACGAAAGAAGAAGCGTTAAGCTATTTGGCTGATAAATTAATCAGTAAAGGAATTGTAAAAGAATCTTATAAACAAGCAATTATTGATAGAGAGCATGTTTTTCCAACAGGATTGCAATTTGAAGCGTATGGAATTGCTATCCCACATACAGATATAGAACATGTGAATAAAGAGCAAATAGCGTTAATGACATTGAAAGATGCTGTTTCTTTTTATCAGATGGGAACAAATGATGTTGAAGTTCCAGTGAGAGTAATTTTTATGCTAGCGCTGAAAGAAGCACACAGTCAATTGACGATGCTTCAACAACTGATGGAAGTCTTACAGGATAAAGACATAATGGAAAGAATCTTGAGCATGGATGAGAATACACCTAACTCAGAGATTAAAGAAGTATTAGCATTAAAAAATATTAAATAA
- a CDS encoding PTS sugar transporter subunit IIB, whose translation MKKLLVMCGSGIATSTVVVGKVKQWLKDNGYEDKVQVFQSKVSEEVNRLDEYDVVISTTVVPDSVKDKVIMGLPLLTGMGIDSLWNELKQALEA comes from the coding sequence ATGAAAAAATTATTAGTTATGTGTGGTTCTGGTATTGCGACATCTACTGTTGTTGTTGGTAAAGTAAAACAGTGGTTGAAGGATAATGGGTACGAAGATAAAGTGCAAGTATTCCAATCTAAAGTATCAGAAGAAGTAAATAGACTTGATGAATATGACGTAGTTATTTCTACAACAGTAGTTCCTGATTCTGTAAAAGATAAAGTGATTATGGGATTGCCATTACTTACAGGCATGGGAATTGATTCTCTATGGAATGAATTGAAACAAGCATTGGAGGCTTAA
- the lsrF gene encoding 3-hydroxy-5-phosphonooxypentane-2,4-dione thiolase, giving the protein MADLEGLKVSKEYYIDQPVKTLDQFFVKGAHNVDYGMKKHLANIFNPKSGNTVMFAFDHGYFMGSTAGLERLDIVLPKIAPEVDCLMGTRGAIRTSVDPSWRKSTALRVTSGSSMLNDDLSHEILAVDIEEAIRLNADCLAVQTFIGAEGQLSSLDNLSRAVNLGNRYGIPTMGVVAVGKDMERTDRFFKLATRIVAELGANLVKSYYCDNFEEVVAACPVPIVVAGGKKLPEKEALELAYKAIQGGAKGLDMGRNIFQSMHPTEMAKSIAKIVHEKYTDKEAFEYYTDLINR; this is encoded by the coding sequence ATGGCAGATTTAGAAGGTTTAAAAGTTTCAAAAGAATATTATATCGATCAACCGGTTAAGACATTAGATCAATTCTTTGTAAAAGGGGCTCATAATGTCGATTACGGAATGAAGAAACATTTAGCGAATATTTTCAATCCTAAAAGCGGGAATACAGTGATGTTTGCTTTTGACCATGGGTATTTCATGGGCTCAACTGCTGGATTGGAACGTCTAGATATCGTGCTTCCAAAAATCGCACCAGAAGTAGATTGCTTGATGGGTACACGTGGAGCGATTCGAACAAGTGTTGATCCAAGTTGGAGAAAATCAACAGCTTTACGAGTGACTTCAGGTTCATCCATGCTGAATGATGATTTAAGTCATGAAATCTTAGCGGTGGATATTGAAGAAGCCATTCGATTAAATGCAGACTGCTTAGCCGTTCAAACTTTTATCGGAGCTGAAGGACAATTATCAAGCTTAGATAATTTATCTAGAGCGGTTAACCTTGGTAATCGTTATGGCATTCCAACGATGGGAGTTGTAGCAGTCGGAAAAGATATGGAAAGAACCGACCGCTTCTTCAAACTAGCAACTCGTATCGTAGCCGAACTAGGAGCTAATTTAGTCAAATCATATTATTGTGATAATTTTGAAGAGGTAGTAGCTGCATGTCCGGTACCTATTGTCGTTGCGGGAGGTAAAAAATTACCTGAGAAAGAAGCATTAGAGTTAGCTTATAAAGCCATTCAAGGAGGAGCAAAAGGTTTGGATATGGGGCGTAACATTTTCCAAAGTATGCATCCAACGGAAATGGCTAAGAGTATTGCAAAAATTGTTCATGAAAAATATACGGACAAAGAAGCATTTGAATACTATACAGATTTAATCAATCGATAA
- a CDS encoding sugar-binding transcriptional regulator, whose protein sequence is MDFSEKDKRYKDSLLYKVAWLYYIDGLTQKEIADRLSVSRIKIIKMLEESRQKKIVRFHFSTVYRDKNKIEQQLIEKYNLKDVFVVPWSSNENLAEDLGQATAMYLNDLIKDDAFVGVGYGETMGAFLRHLSGLTDKNLSVISMTGGVMPYIRQIGNGIIDIKHYLIPAPLVVGSKELTEAILKEKSVSDIVEMTEKINVVVSSLGGMQEHSTILKSGLLTPEKFESLKSKGAVGDMLMHFMDEDGNLVDDEIEDRIISTKLDKLKNYDYIIVAAGGDAKLPIIHTAITHGFVNVLITDENTAELLLGDCTWKKEENTY, encoded by the coding sequence ATGGATTTTTCTGAAAAAGATAAACGTTATAAAGATTCATTACTTTATAAGGTTGCATGGCTCTATTATATTGATGGTTTGACTCAAAAAGAGATTGCAGATCGTCTTTCTGTCAGTCGAATTAAAATCATCAAAATGTTAGAAGAGTCACGTCAAAAGAAAATTGTTCGTTTCCACTTTTCGACAGTCTATCGGGATAAAAACAAGATTGAACAACAGTTAATAGAAAAATACAATTTAAAAGATGTCTTTGTTGTGCCATGGAGTAGCAATGAAAACTTAGCGGAAGATTTAGGACAAGCTACGGCCATGTATCTGAATGATTTAATTAAAGATGATGCATTCGTTGGAGTTGGTTATGGTGAAACAATGGGAGCCTTCCTCAGACATTTATCAGGTTTGACGGATAAAAATCTATCTGTCATCTCCATGACTGGTGGAGTAATGCCCTATATCAGACAGATTGGAAATGGAATCATTGATATTAAACACTATTTAATTCCTGCTCCATTAGTTGTAGGTAGTAAAGAATTAACGGAAGCAATTTTGAAAGAAAAATCAGTATCCGATATTGTCGAAATGACGGAGAAAATCAATGTAGTTGTTTCTAGTTTAGGTGGAATGCAAGAACATTCGACCATACTGAAATCAGGTCTTCTCACACCTGAGAAGTTTGAAAGCTTAAAGAGTAAAGGTGCAGTTGGAGATATGCTAATGCACTTTATGGATGAGGATGGCAATCTCGTTGATGATGAGATTGAAGACAGAATCATCAGTACCAAGCTAGATAAACTTAAAAATTATGATTATATCATTGTTGCAGCTGGAGGAGACGCTAAACTTCCAATTATTCATACTGCTATTACACATGGTTTTGTTAATGTATTAATTACGGATGAAAACACAGCAGAGCTTCTATTAGGAGACTGCACATGGAAGAAAGAAGAGAATACTTATTAG
- a CDS encoding substrate-binding domain-containing protein — translation MKFRKFLTYGVLVGATAFFLGACGNSSQNSSSTSNSNSNATTQTANNGGKVVFIPKVTGNSFFESGNLGAQEMAKKEGFTVDYNGNPVASVANQVTIINNAVQTGAGSIAVSSVDPTGLDNALKQAQKAGLKVVTWDSDVSPDARSLMVSQGTPTQLGEMLVKMSVDALEKRGKDPKKDKIKYAWHYSSSTVQDQNSWQKVGEEYIKKNYPNWENVNESNYYSNQDAQQALNVGQSILSAHKDIDLIICNDSTALPGQLQAVQNAKLTKKDITVTGFSTPNSIKKYAKDDIIEEWGLWDVKVQGALAVYLANYLASGNQAKVGDKINVPGIGEVEVQNNSILDPNYKDSPDSGVVLLPERTIFTKENMDKYDF, via the coding sequence ATGAAATTTAGAAAATTTTTAACGTATGGTGTCCTAGTTGGAGCAACGGCTTTCTTTTTAGGCGCTTGTGGAAACAGTAGTCAAAATTCAAGTTCAACTTCAAATTCAAATTCAAACGCAACAACTCAAACTGCAAACAATGGTGGGAAAGTAGTCTTCATCCCTAAAGTAACAGGGAATTCTTTCTTTGAATCTGGAAACTTAGGCGCTCAAGAAATGGCTAAAAAAGAAGGCTTTACAGTGGATTATAATGGGAACCCTGTAGCTTCAGTAGCCAACCAAGTAACCATTATCAACAACGCGGTTCAAACAGGAGCAGGCTCTATTGCAGTTTCTTCTGTAGACCCAACAGGACTAGATAATGCCCTAAAACAAGCTCAAAAGGCAGGGTTGAAAGTCGTTACTTGGGACTCAGACGTTTCTCCAGATGCACGTAGTTTAATGGTATCTCAAGGAACTCCGACTCAATTAGGGGAAATGTTAGTGAAAATGAGTGTGGATGCATTAGAAAAACGTGGAAAGGATCCTAAGAAAGACAAGATTAAATATGCATGGCACTATTCTTCTTCAACCGTACAAGACCAAAACTCTTGGCAAAAAGTGGGTGAAGAATATATTAAGAAAAACTATCCAAACTGGGAAAATGTGAATGAATCAAATTACTACAGTAACCAAGATGCTCAACAAGCTTTAAACGTAGGTCAATCAATCTTATCAGCGCATAAAGATATTGATTTAATCATTTGTAATGACTCAACAGCTTTACCAGGACAATTACAAGCGGTTCAAAACGCAAAACTTACGAAGAAGGATATTACTGTAACTGGATTCTCAACTCCTAACTCTATTAAGAAATATGCAAAAGATGACATTATCGAAGAATGGGGTCTATGGGATGTAAAAGTGCAAGGAGCTCTTGCTGTGTATCTTGCAAACTACTTAGCTTCAGGAAATCAAGCTAAAGTTGGCGATAAGATTAATGTTCCTGGAATTGGAGAAGTTGAAGTTCAAAATAACTCTATTTTAGATCCAAACTATAAAGATTCACCAGATAGTGGGGTTGTATTATTGCCAGAAAGAACAATCTTCACGAAGGAAAATATGGATAAATACGATTTCTAG
- a CDS encoding cupin domain-containing protein produces MFVLDEKEKDYRFGDSGPKYLMKGPRSNFAVVRFNPGQDFPAHYHEIMEENFYVLEGKIDIYVDDAKVTLSKGEFIHIEPNEVHYVKNPYDEPIVMVSTLAPFQEVDKIEAPDFKPED; encoded by the coding sequence ATGTTTGTATTAGATGAAAAAGAGAAAGATTATCGTTTTGGTGATAGTGGGCCAAAGTACTTAATGAAAGGGCCACGTTCCAATTTTGCAGTAGTAAGATTTAATCCGGGACAAGATTTTCCAGCGCATTATCATGAAATTATGGAAGAAAATTTCTATGTTCTTGAAGGGAAAATTGATATTTATGTTGATGATGCAAAAGTCACTTTATCTAAAGGAGAGTTTATTCATATTGAACCAAATGAAGTTCATTATGTAAAAAATCCTTATGATGAACCAATTGTCATGGTATCGACATTGGCACCTTTCCAAGAAGTGGATAAGATTGAAGCACCTGATTTCAAGCCTGAAGATTAA
- a CDS encoding PTS galactitol transporter subunit IIC, which produces MLELFQKFIDLGAIVVLPILIFIFGMALGTKPKKAFVSGIIVGVGFVGLNMVVDLLGGSLGPAAQAMVERFGLNLTTIDVGWPAAAAISYGTLLGSLAIPIGIGINILLLFLGLTKTLMVDMWNFWHAAFVASLVYAVTQDFTLGLYATATYLVMIYLLADLIAPAIKKFYGFPNITFPHGTSAPGFLVAIPLNWLFDRIPGFNKIEANPESIQKKFGVFGESTVLGLLIGIAMGLLAGYDAKGVLQLGVKMSAVMVLMPRMVSLLMEGLTPISEAANEFVQKRFPGREVNIGMDSALSVGHPAVLSSSLLLVPITILLAVILPGNQTLPFGDLATIPFVVCLMAAVFKGNIVRTVVGGAIYMTSIFYITSWVAPLVTQAAKAANFDLGGNTSITALAEGGLWPTWLFVFAGQTAPWIILTVVLVGSLAGLFYVNKVRVAK; this is translated from the coding sequence ATGTTAGAATTATTTCAAAAATTTATTGATTTAGGAGCCATTGTTGTTCTACCAATTTTAATTTTTATTTTTGGTATGGCTCTTGGAACAAAACCTAAAAAAGCCTTTGTATCAGGTATTATTGTTGGGGTTGGTTTTGTAGGATTAAATATGGTAGTCGATTTGCTAGGAGGTAGCTTAGGACCTGCTGCCCAAGCAATGGTTGAACGTTTTGGCTTGAACTTAACAACAATCGACGTTGGTTGGCCAGCCGCTGCAGCAATTTCCTATGGTACATTGTTAGGTTCGCTTGCTATTCCAATTGGTATCGGTATTAACATTTTACTTTTATTCTTAGGGTTAACAAAAACATTGATGGTTGATATGTGGAATTTCTGGCATGCAGCCTTTGTTGCTTCACTAGTTTACGCAGTTACACAAGATTTCACATTGGGTTTATATGCAACTGCTACTTATTTAGTAATGATTTACTTATTAGCAGATCTTATTGCACCAGCAATCAAAAAATTCTATGGATTTCCTAATATTACATTCCCACACGGAACTTCAGCACCTGGATTCCTAGTTGCGATTCCTTTGAACTGGTTATTTGACCGTATTCCTGGATTTAACAAAATTGAAGCTAACCCAGAAAGTATCCAAAAGAAATTTGGTGTGTTTGGTGAAAGTACAGTTTTAGGCTTATTAATTGGTATTGCAATGGGTCTTTTAGCTGGTTATGATGCAAAAGGAGTTCTTCAATTAGGTGTTAAAATGTCTGCTGTAATGGTTCTTATGCCACGTATGGTGTCTCTATTAATGGAAGGTTTAACGCCAATCTCAGAAGCTGCTAACGAATTCGTTCAAAAACGTTTCCCAGGTCGTGAAGTAAATATTGGTATGGACTCAGCATTGTCAGTAGGACATCCAGCAGTATTATCAAGTTCATTACTTTTAGTACCAATTACAATTTTACTTGCAGTCATTTTGCCTGGAAACCAAACATTACCATTTGGTGACCTTGCAACAATCCCATTCGTAGTCTGCTTAATGGCAGCTGTATTTAAAGGAAATATTGTTCGTACAGTTGTCGGTGGAGCGATTTATATGACAAGTATTTTCTATATTACATCATGGGTTGCGCCTCTTGTTACGCAAGCAGCAAAAGCAGCTAACTTTGATTTAGGTGGAAATACAAGTATTACAGCGCTAGCAGAAGGTGGGTTATGGCCAACTTGGTTATTTGTCTTTGCTGGGCAAACAGCCCCATGGATTATTTTAACAGTTGTATTAGTTGGATCATTAGCTGGTCTATTCTATGTTAATAAAGTTCGAGTTGCAAAATAG
- the lsrK gene encoding autoinducer-2 kinase encodes MEERREYLLALDGGTGSFRAILFQKDGVQKAIEQIEWEHPVYDEYPGSVGFDFEKNWEIIQRCIRNLIEKNNITPEDIKGISTDSMREGFILYDENQKELIGFSNIDARAKEEVISLKREHPTLEMEIYLETGETFALSAVPRLLWVQKNKPDLYQKAKYMNMINDWIVFKLTGKIVSEPSNSSTSGLFDLAKREWLPEVAKKCGLKDDIFPPVYESGVPVGNVSAEAARQTGLSESTIVVCGGGDSQLGCIGVGSIKPNQAALFGGSFWQYEFNTDKPYVDDRGRIRVNCHSVPSVWQQEAIAWSSGLVMRWFRDAFLDLDVELAKQLGTSVYALMDQKAKEIPIGCYGMHSIFADVMNFRNLKHASPTFTNFSIDPLKFNKATFYKSIMENAGLITLGHLKMVEEITGNKPDEIFFAGGSAYSELWSQTIADILGIRVITPKEKEATALGAAFLAGIGSGVYDNLEETTQYVQIDKVYEPDMDNHRKYLEIFNDWQVLYKELLNISDKGLTDYMWIAPGSE; translated from the coding sequence ATGGAAGAAAGAAGAGAATACTTATTAGCGCTCGATGGAGGCACAGGGAGTTTTAGAGCTATTTTATTCCAAAAAGACGGTGTGCAAAAGGCCATTGAGCAAATTGAATGGGAACATCCTGTATACGATGAATACCCAGGAAGTGTAGGTTTTGATTTTGAAAAAAACTGGGAGATTATCCAGCGCTGTATTCGAAATCTAATAGAAAAAAATAATATTACTCCTGAAGATATTAAAGGAATCTCAACAGATTCAATGAGAGAAGGGTTCATTCTTTATGATGAAAATCAAAAGGAATTAATTGGTTTTTCTAACATCGATGCTAGAGCCAAAGAAGAAGTAATTTCATTAAAGAGGGAACATCCTACATTAGAAATGGAAATCTATCTTGAAACGGGCGAAACATTTGCATTGAGTGCAGTTCCACGTTTGCTTTGGGTTCAAAAAAACAAGCCAGATCTTTACCAAAAGGCTAAATATATGAACATGATAAACGATTGGATTGTATTCAAATTAACTGGAAAAATCGTTTCAGAGCCAAGTAATTCTTCTACTAGCGGATTATTTGACCTAGCTAAACGCGAATGGTTACCGGAAGTAGCGAAGAAATGTGGCTTAAAGGATGATATATTCCCACCTGTCTATGAAAGTGGCGTTCCAGTAGGAAATGTAAGTGCTGAAGCTGCTCGTCAAACTGGCCTTTCAGAATCAACGATCGTAGTTTGCGGTGGTGGAGACTCTCAACTAGGTTGTATTGGGGTTGGATCCATTAAACCAAATCAAGCTGCCCTTTTTGGAGGAAGTTTTTGGCAATATGAATTCAATACCGATAAACCTTATGTGGATGACAGAGGTAGAATTCGAGTAAATTGCCATTCGGTTCCTTCTGTGTGGCAACAAGAAGCAATTGCTTGGAGTTCCGGTCTCGTGATGAGATGGTTTAGGGATGCGTTTTTAGACTTAGATGTGGAACTAGCTAAACAATTAGGAACTTCTGTGTATGCGCTTATGGATCAAAAAGCGAAAGAAATTCCTATTGGATGTTATGGAATGCATTCGATTTTTGCGGATGTCATGAACTTTAGAAATTTGAAGCACGCGAGCCCAACATTCACAAACTTTTCAATTGACCCTTTAAAATTTAATAAAGCAACCTTTTATAAGTCCATCATGGAAAATGCTGGTTTGATTACATTAGGTCACTTGAAAATGGTTGAAGAAATCACTGGAAATAAACCAGATGAAATTTTCTTCGCTGGTGGCTCCGCTTATAGTGAGTTATGGTCACAAACAATCGCAGATATTTTAGGTATCAGAGTGATTACTCCAAAAGAAAAAGAAGCGACAGCACTAGGTGCTGCGTTTCTAGCGGGGATTGGTAGTGGCGTTTACGATAATTTGGAAGAAACAACCCAATATGTTCAAATTGACAAAGTTTACGAACCGGATATGGATAATCATCGTAAATATTTAGAGATTTTTAATGATTGGCAAGTGCTTTATAAAGAGTTGCTAAATATTTCAGATAAGGGGTTAACAGATTATATGTGGATTGCCCCAGGTTCTGAATAA
- the rhaD gene encoding rhamnulose-1-phosphate aldolase, which produces MTYPDYIYELCHVTYDMWNKGWDEYNGGNVSYRLTKEEASSIEADLEGTSYTYYTENRKEVEVLDVPEHVQGEYLLITASGSHFRTLCLQPHEDTGIIQLTPKGYRVVAGFVTGKRPTSEIFMHILAHAARLKVDSNHRVVIHNHATNIVIYSLLDEVTSESLTLDLWSVLTESIVVFHDGIAVLPWEVPGTQLIGDDTARELETHRLVVWAKHGVLSTGKDYQDCFGLIETADKAAHIALELKRVSGKSIHENNVLSKADLKKVCDVLGVEGKYLND; this is translated from the coding sequence ATGACATACCCAGACTATATTTATGAACTCTGCCATGTGACATATGACATGTGGAATAAGGGGTGGGATGAATACAATGGTGGTAATGTAAGTTATCGTCTCACAAAAGAGGAAGCCAGTTCGATTGAAGCAGACCTTGAAGGAACCTCGTACACTTATTACACTGAAAATAGAAAAGAAGTGGAAGTGCTTGATGTCCCTGAGCACGTACAAGGAGAATATCTCTTAATCACCGCTTCAGGAAGTCACTTCAGAACATTGTGTTTACAACCTCATGAGGACACTGGAATCATTCAATTGACTCCAAAAGGGTACCGAGTAGTAGCAGGATTCGTGACGGGAAAACGTCCAACCAGTGAAATCTTCATGCATATACTCGCTCATGCTGCGCGTCTAAAAGTGGATTCCAATCACCGTGTTGTGATTCATAATCATGCGACCAATATTGTTATTTACTCATTATTAGATGAAGTAACGAGTGAATCATTAACGCTTGATTTATGGTCCGTATTAACAGAATCTATCGTTGTATTCCACGACGGAATCGCTGTGTTGCCTTGGGAAGTCCCAGGAACTCAGTTAATCGGAGACGATACAGCGCGTGAACTGGAGACTCATCGTCTTGTTGTCTGGGCTAAACATGGGGTTCTTTCAACCGGAAAAGATTACCAAGACTGCTTTGGTCTCATTGAAACAGCCGATAAAGCAGCACATATTGCCTTAGAACTAAAACGTGTCAGCGGAAAGAGCATCCACGAAAACAATGTTCTTTCTAAGGCAGACTTGAAGAAAGTTTGTGATGTTTTAGGAGTAGAAGGCAAATATTTAAATGATTAA
- a CDS encoding BglG family transcription antiterminator has translation MNARQIFLLEFLLKQNEYLSANQLSEKYGVSTKTVYQDIDKINYFLEEGALNSRIIKVPRKGIKLSADEERKRIHAFLLENKFESGAENYSPEYRELEIIKRLFINQDKLDIYEFAEEMYVTESTVHRDIDKLENNLGEFDLKIRIKHDRFYVDGDEWSIRKALHSYITQNPTIRSEEGLEGFFTKGDVEKCREAIDRLSQKYHHQFSDDYSWLLLTECLVFKKRTDQNNYLTKRTSNLINDLNHLEVYFFSGELLENIIDKPFSEISPYEIEAMAYSLLAYGFSIQSADYIQNIEEQVNELIEKVSSLLSLDLTKDKHLKLMLSNHISKMIFRLRNQIYITNPAIEEIKKQYSSLFNVIWIAIRDLGKYYEINIPNEELAFIVIHFQLAIEKILKPLNVGVICQNGIATSELIMSKLHKIFDADAKISNISVREIDFYDLSNIDLIISTISLPDITIPVIEVSPILTKGEIESIRSFYTDHMTDNYTLMRTSLDGRKFNMESLQTLIKTPKLVHVSVKNKKECIEKMIDECDLSNRRIQGFKESILERETLGSTSVYTGVALPHCDPRFVNQSELIFMTLDKPINWGKNNVKLIILIAVAENDIPIFKDSLIALYSVIENQELMNELVFMNNGDEIKERLLKEVSQNAK, from the coding sequence ATGAATGCAAGACAAATTTTCCTATTAGAATTTTTGCTTAAACAAAATGAGTATCTCTCAGCAAACCAATTATCTGAAAAGTACGGAGTTTCTACGAAAACTGTTTATCAAGATATTGACAAAATAAATTACTTTTTAGAAGAAGGAGCATTGAACAGCAGAATTATTAAAGTTCCAAGAAAAGGAATCAAGTTATCTGCTGATGAAGAAAGAAAAAGGATTCATGCTTTTCTTTTGGAGAATAAATTTGAATCTGGGGCAGAAAATTATTCACCAGAGTATAGAGAATTAGAGATTATTAAAAGGTTATTTATTAATCAAGATAAATTAGATATCTATGAGTTTGCTGAAGAAATGTACGTTACAGAATCAACTGTTCATAGAGATATTGATAAATTAGAGAATAATTTAGGAGAGTTTGATTTGAAAATCCGAATCAAACATGATCGTTTTTATGTAGATGGTGATGAATGGAGTATTAGAAAAGCATTACATTCTTATATAACTCAAAATCCAACAATCCGTAGTGAAGAAGGGTTAGAAGGATTTTTTACAAAAGGCGATGTTGAAAAATGTAGAGAGGCTATTGATAGATTATCTCAAAAGTATCATCACCAATTTTCAGATGATTATTCATGGTTATTACTTACAGAATGTCTAGTTTTTAAAAAGAGAACTGATCAAAATAATTACTTAACGAAAAGAACAAGTAACTTGATAAATGATCTTAACCACTTAGAAGTTTATTTCTTTTCTGGAGAATTGTTGGAGAACATTATTGATAAGCCTTTTTCAGAAATTTCTCCTTATGAGATTGAAGCAATGGCGTATAGTTTGCTTGCTTACGGGTTTAGTATACAATCAGCTGATTATATTCAAAATATTGAGGAGCAGGTAAATGAATTAATCGAAAAAGTATCTAGTTTACTTAGTCTTGACTTAACTAAAGACAAACATTTGAAATTGATGTTATCAAACCACATTTCAAAAATGATTTTCAGATTACGAAATCAAATTTACATTACAAATCCGGCTATAGAGGAAATAAAAAAACAATATTCTAGTTTGTTTAATGTCATTTGGATCGCTATTCGAGACTTGGGTAAATACTATGAAATCAATATTCCTAACGAAGAGTTGGCATTTATCGTAATTCATTTTCAATTGGCAATTGAAAAAATACTAAAACCTTTGAATGTCGGTGTTATCTGTCAAAATGGTATCGCAACTTCAGAATTAATCATGAGTAAGCTCCACAAGATTTTTGATGCAGATGCAAAGATTTCAAATATTAGTGTACGAGAAATCGATTTTTATGATTTAAGCAATATCGATTTAATTATTTCTACAATTTCGCTTCCAGATATAACGATTCCTGTGATTGAGGTTAGCCCAATTCTTACAAAAGGGGAAATTGAATCTATAAGAAGTTTCTACACTGATCATATGACTGATAATTACACATTAATGCGAACAAGTTTAGATGGTAGAAAGTTTAACATGGAGTCATTACAAACATTAATTAAGACACCTAAATTAGTTCATGTATCTGTGAAAAATAAAAAAGAATGTATTGAGAAAATGATTGATGAATGCGACCTGTCTAATCGAAGAATTCAAGGGTTTAAAGAGTCAATTCTTGAAAGAGAAACGTTAGGTAGTACAAGTGTATACACAGGAGTTGCTTTACCTCACTGTGATCCAAGATTTGTTAATCAGTCTGAATTAATATTTATGACATTAGATAAGCCGATTAATTGGGGTAAAAATAATGTTAAATTAATCATCCTTATTGCCGTTGCAGAAAATGATATTCCGATTTTTAAAGATAGTTTAATCGCATTATATTCTGTGATTGAAAATCAAGAATTAATGAATGAATTGGTGTTCATGAATAATGGTGATGAAATTAAGGAAAGACTATTAAAGGAGGTGAGCCAAAATGCTAAATGA